Proteins encoded in a region of the Desulfurococcus sp. genome:
- a CDS encoding pyridoxal phosphate-dependent aminotransferase translates to MRASKRASSLPVNPQRVLIAKADELARRGVKVYNYTAGQPGLPPDTTALEYFIEMTRRDPFKHFKYVPTQGLLELRTAISEDLKKYGGIEVQPKDILITAGGSDGLVISLITLLDEGDTLLLLDPSYSVYWDLARLLGLKVETCKQSFETGFNPDPECIKSKLGSKAKAILFASPDNPTSRIISREVAETIIDVAYEKKAWVIYDVAYKHIVYEGEHVWLEKLAPSMDYLVVVGSFSKDLAIPGGRLGYVYGPSDIVAEMVKLKGVLGIVAPVPMQWLAYYYLTLGIKDKYLREVLPVYRRRRDAAYEAFARSLPMAKLHKPIASMYLFPDISYYMKRKGVSSDVEFTLKLVEEKAVAMLPGSIFGEAGRNHLRVTFVTMSESDLAEGIKLLAEFVGES, encoded by the coding sequence TTGAGAGCCTCGAAGCGTGCATCAAGCCTCCCGGTCAACCCTCAAAGAGTGCTAATAGCTAAAGCTGATGAGCTTGCAAGACGGGGTGTAAAAGTCTACAATTATACTGCTGGTCAACCCGGGCTCCCACCTGATACCACTGCCCTCGAATACTTCATCGAGATGACTAGAAGGGATCCATTCAAGCACTTCAAGTACGTTCCTACACAAGGCCTCCTAGAGTTGAGGACAGCTATCTCAGAGGACTTAAAGAAGTATGGGGGAATAGAGGTTCAACCAAAGGACATCTTGATTACCGCGGGAGGTTCCGATGGACTTGTTATCTCCCTAATCACGCTCCTCGATGAAGGCGACACACTCCTCCTCCTAGACCCCTCGTACAGCGTCTACTGGGATCTAGCCAGGCTACTAGGCTTAAAAGTAGAGACCTGCAAGCAGAGCTTTGAGACAGGCTTCAACCCTGACCCTGAATGCATTAAAAGCAAGCTTGGCTCGAAGGCTAAAGCCATCCTCTTCGCCAGCCCTGATAACCCTACAAGCAGGATTATAAGTAGAGAGGTTGCAGAGACTATTATAGATGTAGCCTACGAGAAGAAGGCGTGGGTCATATATGATGTAGCGTACAAGCATATAGTCTACGAGGGCGAGCATGTATGGCTTGAGAAGCTTGCACCCTCAATGGACTACCTGGTGGTTGTAGGCTCCTTCAGTAAAGACCTAGCGATACCTGGAGGCAGGCTGGGATACGTGTACGGTCCTAGCGATATAGTAGCTGAGATGGTGAAGCTTAAAGGAGTACTAGGGATAGTAGCACCAGTCCCCATGCAGTGGCTTGCATACTACTATCTTACATTAGGCATCAAGGATAAGTATCTACGTGAAGTACTACCAGTATACCGGAGACGCCGTGATGCAGCCTACGAAGCCTTCGCTAGAAGCCTACCCATGGCGAAACTCCATAAGCCTATTGCAAGCATGTATCTATTCCCAGATATAAGCTACTACATGAAGAGGAAGGGGGTATCAAGCGATGTGGAGTTCACATTAAAACTCGTGGAAGAAAAGGCTGTTGCCATGCTACCAGGCTCGATATTCGGTGAAGCAGGGAGAAACCATCTCAGAGTGACATTTGTTACAATGAGTGAAAGCGATCTCGCCGAGGGAATTAAACTACTAGCTGAGTTTGTCGGCGAATCGTAG
- a CDS encoding tRNA(Ile)(2)-agmatinylcytidine synthase, producing the protein MSGIRIHVGLDDVDSPLGGCTTHLATRIAFKLAGMSGVRFLDYPNLVRLNPAVPWKTRGNGAVALRLEVADEGRLNDIVGFLESEVDEYIAEYRNPKHQPSLVVVKGSIPGYLEVYGKRALYDFIPLSLALRVVEKLGEDIKVYAPAGKRGVIGSLAAVGNQMLTGDYTYELLAYRLRERIGKPRMINEESIIRMDALMKGRTILNYDYESGRPLIIPRGPDPVLYGVRGETPSDVIEASRYIEVEEPVEYMAIYRTNQHTDSHLHAVDSVCSIHPYMCVRTTATVSVKPRRIQGGHVIFKVCGDSCCIDVAVYEPAKRFRSIVEELEPGDRVEIMGCVRPGSSLHGPTLNLEKICILDLAVKVITRNPLCPRCGRRMESAGRGKGFKCRYCGFKSTTLEKEKLVVARRLESKCYQPPFSVFKHLMRPLERAPRNRVFTEEELVQPFVWKP; encoded by the coding sequence TTGAGTGGAATTAGAATACACGTGGGGCTAGATGACGTTGACTCACCTCTAGGAGGCTGTACAACTCATCTAGCCACTAGAATAGCATTCAAGCTTGCTGGTATGAGTGGAGTAAGATTCCTGGACTACCCGAACCTAGTTAGGCTTAACCCGGCTGTACCCTGGAAGACCAGGGGTAATGGTGCTGTAGCCTTAAGACTCGAGGTTGCGGATGAAGGAAGATTGAACGATATAGTAGGCTTCCTGGAGTCAGAGGTAGACGAGTACATCGCTGAGTACCGTAACCCGAAGCATCAACCCTCACTAGTAGTTGTTAAAGGCAGTATACCAGGTTACCTAGAGGTCTACGGTAAGAGAGCACTCTACGACTTCATCCCCTTAAGCCTTGCTTTAAGAGTAGTTGAGAAGCTCGGGGAGGACATCAAGGTATACGCTCCTGCCGGTAAGAGAGGGGTAATAGGGTCTCTAGCAGCAGTAGGGAACCAGATGCTCACCGGAGACTACACGTATGAGCTGCTAGCCTACAGGCTGCGAGAGCGCATTGGTAAACCAAGAATGATTAACGAGGAGAGTATTATTAGAATGGATGCGCTAATGAAAGGGAGAACTATTCTAAACTATGATTACGAGTCGGGGAGACCGTTGATAATACCCAGGGGGCCTGACCCCGTCCTCTATGGGGTTAGAGGTGAAACCCCCAGTGATGTAATCGAAGCAAGCAGGTATATTGAAGTCGAGGAGCCGGTAGAGTACATGGCGATCTACCGTACTAACCAGCATACTGACAGCCATCTCCACGCAGTGGACTCAGTGTGTAGTATCCACCCGTATATGTGCGTGAGAACTACTGCCACTGTATCCGTGAAGCCTCGTAGAATACAGGGAGGCCACGTGATCTTCAAGGTATGTGGTGACTCCTGCTGTATTGATGTAGCAGTCTACGAGCCAGCTAAGCGATTCAGGAGTATAGTAGAGGAGCTTGAGCCGGGTGATAGAGTTGAAATAATGGGGTGTGTGAGGCCTGGTAGCAGCCTGCATGGCCCTACTCTCAACCTCGAAAAGATATGCATTCTAGATCTCGCTGTCAAGGTGATTACCCGCAACCCGCTGTGCCCTAGGTGCGGTAGACGAATGGAGAGTGCTGGTAGAGGTAAGGGCTTCAAGTGTAGGTACTGTGGTTTTAAGTCAACTACACTTGAAAAGGAGAAGCTTGTAGTTGCGAGAAGACTCGAGAGTAAGTGCTACCAGCCGCCTTTCAGCGTTTTCAAGCATCTAATGAGGCCTCTCGAGAGAGCACCAAGGAACAGGGTTTTCACCGAAGAGGAGCTCGTTCAACCATTCGTGTGGAAACCTTAA
- a CDS encoding deoxyhypusine synthase has translation MRLSLLKDAVRDVRVSSDISVCELVEKLGDSHGFMAGHIYKASRILYEMITDEDAIRFLAFTGNIVSTGIRGILAQMLREGFFHAVITTCGAVDHDIARGTGHSYYKGDWFYDDAMLKALEIHRLGNILIPLENYGPAIEKFARRLFEELVKTKKKWSVSELLYEVGRRISDENSILRAAFEKSIPVFVPGLLDGSFGSQLVFTQASIGLEVDLVSDEKKIAEMVFSSRRLGALIIGGGISKHHTIWWAQLKEGLDYTIYVTTAVEYDGSLSGAHPREAVSWGKVKPSSKSIVVYSDATIALPLIVAGALCLMKKRAGS, from the coding sequence ATGAGGTTAAGTCTCTTAAAGGATGCTGTGAGAGATGTAAGAGTCTCAAGTGATATAAGTGTCTGCGAGCTTGTAGAAAAGCTTGGAGACTCCCATGGATTCATGGCTGGACACATCTATAAGGCATCACGGATACTCTACGAGATGATTACTGATGAAGATGCAATTAGGTTCCTCGCTTTCACTGGTAACATAGTTTCAACCGGGATTCGAGGCATTCTAGCCCAGATGCTGAGGGAAGGCTTCTTCCACGCTGTTATAACAACATGCGGGGCAGTAGACCACGATATAGCTAGGGGGACCGGGCACTCGTACTATAAGGGCGACTGGTTCTACGATGACGCCATGCTTAAAGCCCTGGAGATACATAGACTAGGCAATATACTGATACCATTAGAGAACTACGGGCCTGCAATCGAGAAGTTCGCTAGAAGACTGTTCGAGGAGTTAGTTAAAACTAAGAAGAAGTGGAGTGTGAGCGAGCTCCTCTACGAGGTAGGCAGGAGGATCAGCGATGAAAACAGCATTCTCCGAGCAGCTTTCGAGAAAAGTATACCTGTCTTCGTCCCAGGCTTACTTGACGGCAGCTTTGGATCCCAGTTAGTATTCACGCAGGCTTCAATAGGCTTAGAAGTTGACTTAGTAAGCGATGAGAAGAAGATTGCTGAAATGGTATTCTCATCTAGAAGGCTTGGAGCTCTGATCATAGGGGGAGGGATAAGCAAGCACCATACAATATGGTGGGCTCAGCTAAAGGAGGGATTAGACTACACAATATACGTGACCACTGCAGTAGAATACGATGGAAGCCTTAGCGGAGCGCATCCGAGGGAAGCGGTAAGCTGGGGTAAAGTAAAACCATCCAGTAAGAGCATTGTAGTCTACTCTGATGCAACCATAGCCCTACCGTTAATAGTGGCTGGAGCACTCTGCTTAATGAAGAAGAGGGCTGGTAGTTGA
- a CDS encoding DNA polymerase sliding clamp: MARLVLPEAKVFKEIIGAVGKLADEVALRITGEGVSLKALDIDQSSYIEVLLPSDMFLEYNVSEEEIVGVSTSNLKKVLKNLKKGENLIVESSGDYVSFTVGAIARRVYRFRNLEVSLPEIPEFNLEFNASAQLTSSSIKKILEDAESVSSVVEIDASSSDMLVFRAKGTGKVEVKLTLGSLALISLDVKKPSKSTYDIAKLSTVLGLTSISDTVLLELSDKAPLKLEFKIGSGRVTYLLAPIEEG; this comes from the coding sequence ATGGCCAGGCTTGTTTTACCTGAAGCTAAAGTATTCAAGGAGATAATTGGAGCTGTCGGCAAGCTAGCCGACGAAGTAGCATTAAGGATTACAGGTGAGGGTGTTTCACTGAAAGCCCTCGACATAGATCAGTCATCATACATTGAGGTCCTACTCCCCAGCGACATGTTCCTCGAGTACAATGTTAGCGAGGAGGAAATAGTAGGGGTTTCAACCAGTAATCTCAAGAAGGTGTTGAAGAACCTGAAGAAAGGTGAAAACTTAATCGTGGAGAGCAGTGGGGACTACGTTAGCTTTACAGTGGGAGCTATAGCAAGGAGAGTATATAGGTTTAGAAACCTCGAGGTCTCACTACCCGAGATACCCGAATTCAACTTAGAGTTTAATGCTTCAGCACAGCTTACATCATCAAGTATCAAGAAGATACTGGAGGATGCTGAAAGCGTTAGCAGCGTGGTTGAGATAGATGCTTCTTCAAGCGATATGCTAGTATTCAGGGCGAAAGGAACTGGGAAAGTCGAAGTGAAGCTAACCCTAGGCTCCCTAGCCCTTATATCACTAGACGTTAAAAAACCATCGAAATCCACGTATGATATTGCGAAGCTGTCAACAGTACTAGGCCTTACAAGCATCTCGGATACAGTGCTCCTTGAGCTGTCAGATAAAGCTCCCCTTAAACTGGAATTCAAGATAGGCTCCGGCAGAGTCACATACCTCCTAGCACCCATAGAAGAAGGGTAG
- the rpiA gene encoding ribose 5-phosphate isomerase A, which produces MTSPSSINEAKLNASEYTCRYLSTAFSESVIIGVGTGSTVKVFIEKCRDFLRSRLLVPSSLDTAITLASMGFTSIADPAVVDEIDVYVDGADEVSRRLDLVKGRGGAFLREKTLALRSKMRVYIVDYTKYTGASYLYAKPIPIEIIPISVKYTLRKLKELGYGEPVIRAGSGKDGPIVSDNGNLIVDYHLVKPVENPLAFHNTLKLIHGVVETGIFPSEQLVDMVVVGEPVSVRVLKPAGEYTGGQVA; this is translated from the coding sequence ATGACCTCCCCTAGTAGTATAAATGAGGCTAAACTAAACGCATCAGAGTACACGTGCCGCTATTTGAGCACAGCTTTCAGCGAATCCGTGATAATAGGTGTGGGTACGGGTTCAACAGTCAAGGTATTCATTGAGAAATGCAGGGATTTCCTAAGGAGTAGACTGCTCGTGCCATCCTCACTGGATACTGCTATTACTCTAGCATCCATGGGTTTCACCAGTATAGCTGATCCAGCCGTAGTTGATGAAATAGACGTGTATGTTGATGGAGCCGATGAAGTATCCAGGAGACTCGACCTTGTAAAAGGAAGAGGTGGGGCATTCCTGAGAGAAAAGACGCTTGCATTGAGAAGCAAGATGAGAGTATACATCGTGGATTACACGAAGTACACTGGGGCCAGCTACCTCTACGCGAAGCCTATCCCAATAGAGATTATACCTATCTCTGTGAAGTACACTCTAAGGAAACTCAAAGAGCTGGGTTACGGCGAACCAGTGATACGTGCAGGTTCAGGTAAAGACGGCCCTATAGTCTCAGATAACGGCAACCTTATAGTAGACTACCACCTGGTTAAGCCAGTCGAGAACCCCCTAGCCTTCCACAACACCTTAAAGCTTATCCATGGTGTTGTGGAAACAGGAATCTTCCCCTCAGAGCAGCTGGTTGATATGGTTGTAGTAGGGGAGCCGGTATCCGTGAGAGTTTTAAAGCCGGCGGGAGAATACACTGGAGGGCAGGTGGCTTAA
- a CDS encoding metal-dependent hydrolase, whose amino-acid sequence MRKDTHVLLGFAVGMYLGWDLESSMIAAVVSSIGASIPDIDLKFKHRKTLHNIFAMAVLVTIVLLVSWFTGSPRHESLLVVSALAAGWLSHVLSDMLNYQKVFIFYPFSDFSVALGVARSNNPVLNMLLSAGAAALIYLRLRELGVVV is encoded by the coding sequence GTGAGAAAGGATACTCATGTACTGCTAGGCTTTGCTGTGGGAATGTACCTAGGCTGGGATCTCGAGTCATCTATGATTGCAGCAGTGGTCTCCAGCATAGGAGCCTCTATCCCAGATATAGACTTGAAGTTTAAGCATAGGAAGACTCTTCACAACATCTTCGCTATGGCTGTGCTCGTTACTATAGTCTTGCTAGTATCATGGTTCACGGGTTCCCCGAGACATGAAAGCCTCCTGGTAGTTTCAGCACTAGCAGCTGGATGGCTGTCCCATGTTCTCTCAGATATGCTGAACTATCAGAAAGTGTTCATCTTCTACCCGTTCTCGGATTTCTCAGTAGCCTTAGGAGTAGCGAGGAGTAATAATCCAGTTTTAAACATGCTGTTGTCGGCTGGAGCTGCTGCACTAATATACTTGAGGCTCCGAGAGCTAGGAGTTGTAGTTTAG
- a CDS encoding ATPase, with protein MLVVGLLPQDSGKTTVARALAGELKKKHKVFYFKPIAGHSGWYQAETISFSLEAGLLVGHDAYVVARELGLLDKLRLVNPVDLLTMPLDLLRFQGSVRFYVDSMSSVVSQAVLLRVSHPKSIDEYYVVRDNVEKLGDFTRRILDSLIDKFSRAESTVFHEVESRSVAGILGNTELHSELGGIYEDLGDYDFVVTESYNNSSTPLDSSLNADLVLVVAPTRLLLYDGSRYRQAVRALAFGRPAWSVEVASVVDILKKPRYTASIPYAWSSEFNEFISSLAEIIGDQ; from the coding sequence GTGCTTGTAGTCGGCTTGCTACCACAGGATTCTGGTAAAACAACTGTAGCTAGAGCTCTCGCAGGAGAGTTGAAGAAGAAGCATAAAGTCTTCTATTTCAAGCCTATAGCTGGGCACAGCGGGTGGTATCAAGCTGAAACTATATCTTTTTCTCTAGAGGCTGGGTTACTCGTCGGCCACGACGCATATGTGGTTGCACGGGAACTCGGCTTACTAGATAAGCTGCGTCTTGTAAACCCCGTGGACTTGCTGACAATGCCCCTAGACCTGTTGAGATTCCAGGGTTCCGTGAGATTCTACGTGGATTCCATGAGTAGTGTTGTCTCGCAGGCTGTTCTACTGCGAGTAAGCCATCCGAAAAGTATTGACGAGTACTATGTTGTTAGAGACAATGTCGAGAAGCTGGGTGATTTCACCCGCCGTATCCTGGACTCCCTGATAGACAAGTTCAGCAGAGCTGAGAGTACAGTCTTCCATGAAGTAGAGAGTAGGAGTGTAGCAGGAATTCTCGGCAATACAGAACTCCACAGCGAGCTGGGTGGTATCTACGAGGATCTCGGAGACTATGATTTCGTGGTGACTGAGAGCTACAATAACTCCTCGACACCTCTGGACTCCTCGTTAAATGCTGATCTAGTCCTTGTTGTAGCACCGACGAGACTACTATTGTACGATGGTTCAAGATACCGTCAGGCTGTTAGAGCTCTCGCATTCGGAAGGCCGGCTTGGAGCGTAGAGGTTGCCAGTGTAGTGGATATCTTGAAGAAACCACGCTACACGGCGAGCATACCCTACGCTTGGAGCAGCGAGTTCAATGAATTTATAAGTAGCCTAGCTGAAATTATAGGAGATCAATAA
- a CDS encoding initiation factor 2B has protein sequence MQGSSGFHGVVPRATGSEILFEIASTLMNTAASGDEKLFARIFLEVYESVVRDRPSSMAPLNTLRLIGEYFIENGLRGIKDYISSLVEKYNESITLAAEIAARRVSDGEAVITNSNSLTLRRLFEALSRNKTRVKVYVTESRPGLEGLLMAEHLEKLGFEVYLIVDSAVRFFMKNINKAVLGAEAVAANGAVVSKVGTSIIALEAREARVRVFVVAPTLKFSVESIYGELLKLPEGDWRLLMSEDERRKLPENYTALAPLYDVTPPEYIDAIVTEKGLFAPQAIPVVIREIYGSYPLMIKPFESIVSEVRRRAS, from the coding sequence TTGCAGGGTAGCTCTGGATTTCACGGGGTAGTTCCGAGAGCCACAGGATCCGAGATTCTATTCGAGATCGCTTCCACGCTGATGAATACTGCAGCCAGCGGGGACGAGAAACTGTTCGCCAGGATCTTCCTTGAAGTATATGAGAGTGTAGTAAGGGATAGACCGAGCTCCATGGCTCCACTAAACACTCTTAGATTAATCGGTGAATACTTCATTGAAAATGGATTGCGAGGTATTAAGGATTACATTAGTAGCCTGGTTGAAAAATACAATGAGAGCATTACACTAGCAGCCGAGATAGCTGCTAGACGTGTTAGCGATGGGGAAGCAGTAATAACTAATAGTAATAGCTTAACTCTCAGAAGACTCTTCGAAGCCCTCAGCCGCAACAAGACCCGCGTGAAAGTCTACGTGACTGAGTCCAGGCCCGGTCTTGAAGGCTTACTGATGGCTGAGCACCTCGAGAAACTAGGCTTTGAAGTATACCTGATAGTCGACTCAGCTGTACGCTTCTTCATGAAGAATATTAATAAAGCTGTACTAGGTGCTGAGGCTGTAGCCGCTAATGGAGCCGTGGTCAGTAAGGTGGGTACCAGTATCATCGCCCTAGAGGCTCGCGAAGCGAGAGTTAGAGTATTCGTGGTAGCTCCGACACTAAAGTTCAGTGTTGAATCAATTTACGGAGAGCTACTCAAGCTACCTGAAGGCGACTGGAGGCTATTAATGAGTGAGGATGAGAGGAGGAAGCTTCCCGAGAACTACACAGCTCTCGCACCACTATATGATGTCACGCCGCCAGAGTACATTGATGCTATCGTGACAGAGAAAGGGTTGTTCGCTCCTCAAGCCATACCAGTAGTTATCCGTGAGATATATGGTTCTTATCCACTGATGATAAAGCCTTTTGAAAGCATAGTATCAGAGGTAAGGAGGCGGGCAAGTTGA
- a CDS encoding ribose 1,5-bisphosphate isomerase, with product MSELKIPERVLEIADGIKTMRIRGAGKIGRAAAEALKIAAEEYSGPKDLQVFKKYIGRVADILVSTRPTAVSLPNAVMYVLSGMAKSSDDFESARSAIIGSAQRFIEESLNAVKKISEIAAKRIKENSIVLTHCHSTVAVNTLTEAYRQGRIVKVYSTETRPFYQGRITATQLLSNGVPVIQIPDSAVRYVMNDVDYVVVGADTVASNGAVVNKIGTSQVASIAKEARVRVYVVAESYKFSPVTLVGELVPIEFRDPREVVSEEWLKLHPGVKVLNPSFDVTPPEYIDAIVTEIGVIPPQAAILVLMERLGWALEKIKEGLTSFSSLKWEDLLE from the coding sequence TTGAGCGAATTGAAGATCCCCGAGAGAGTCCTAGAGATAGCTGATGGAATAAAAACCATGAGGATACGCGGGGCAGGTAAGATCGGGCGTGCAGCCGCAGAGGCATTGAAGATCGCTGCTGAGGAGTACAGCGGCCCCAAGGACCTCCAGGTATTCAAGAAGTATATTGGAAGAGTGGCAGACATACTAGTGTCAACTAGGCCTACAGCTGTCAGCCTACCAAACGCTGTAATGTATGTTCTCTCAGGCATGGCTAAGAGCTCAGATGACTTTGAGTCGGCTAGAAGCGCTATTATAGGCTCGGCTCAAAGGTTTATCGAGGAGAGTCTTAACGCTGTGAAGAAGATCAGCGAGATAGCTGCTAAGAGAATCAAGGAGAACTCTATTGTGCTAACCCACTGCCATAGTACTGTAGCCGTGAATACTCTCACAGAAGCATACCGTCAGGGAAGAATAGTGAAAGTATACAGTACTGAGACACGGCCATTCTACCAGGGTAGGATAACAGCTACACAACTACTCAGCAACGGCGTGCCCGTCATCCAGATACCCGACAGCGCTGTGAGATACGTGATGAATGATGTAGACTATGTTGTAGTGGGAGCTGACACTGTAGCTAGTAATGGAGCAGTAGTCAATAAGATAGGCACCAGCCAGGTTGCATCTATAGCGAAGGAAGCTAGAGTACGCGTCTACGTTGTAGCTGAGTCATACAAGTTCTCGCCGGTAACACTTGTAGGAGAGCTAGTTCCAATCGAGTTCAGAGACCCCAGAGAGGTAGTCTCAGAAGAATGGCTGAAGCTCCATCCAGGCGTCAAAGTGCTGAATCCTTCATTCGATGTCACGCCGCCAGAGTACATTGATGCTATCGTGACAGAGATTGGAGTAATACCGCCTCAAGCAGCCATACTAGTGCTCATGGAGAGGCTTGGATGGGCACTAGAGAAGATTAAAGAGGGGCTAACATCATTTAGTAGCTTGAAGTGGGAGGATCTACTGGAGTAG
- a CDS encoding iron-sulfur cluster assembly protein, translating into MSDDLKKKVIEVLETIADPEIGIDVYNLGLVYNIEVVNEKNVKITMTLTTMFCPLATTLPLMIIDALKEKLGVDADINLVYEPPWTPLMMTEKGREMFKERFGYDIVEEYEKSMQESRE; encoded by the coding sequence GTGAGTGATGACTTGAAGAAGAAGGTAATCGAGGTGCTGGAGACTATAGCTGACCCTGAGATAGGAATAGATGTATACAATCTCGGATTAGTCTATAATATCGAGGTGGTGAACGAGAAGAACGTGAAGATAACGATGACTCTAACAACAATGTTCTGCCCTCTCGCCACGACACTACCATTAATGATCATAGATGCCTTAAAAGAGAAGCTTGGTGTTGACGCTGACATAAACTTAGTATATGAGCCTCCCTGGACACCTCTCATGATGACTGAGAAAGGTAGAGAGATGTTCAAGGAGAGATTCGGCTACGATATAGTAGAGGAGTACGAGAAGAGCATGCAAGAGTCTAGAGAGTAG
- the serS gene encoding serine--tRNA ligase, whose amino-acid sequence MSWSILALLRENPEKLKEHVRKRYIDPSIVDEAYKLDAEWRKLLTEVQELRHKHNVISREIPRLQEPERSARVREAKELLAQLEDLEKKLRELEEQREEVLLKLPNIVHDSTPIGPDDSYNVPIRFWGKPRVWREYLEQFKQQTERYGFKVDYELIDWKPVGHADMLENVLKLGDTIKAGEVAGSRFYYLFDDIVFLDMALLMYAIDYLTSKGYRLVLPPYMLRRNIMSGVIDLATFKDAIYKIEDEDLYLIATAEHSLAALHAFSEIPEDDLPLKYAGVSPCFRKEAGAGSRDLKGIFRVHQFHKVEQYVYAKPEESWDLMEELIRNAEELFQGLELPYRVVNIASGDLGAPAAKKYDLETWMPAQGLYREMVSCSNTTDWQSYRLKIRMVRRKGMVKEFVHTLNSTAIASTRTITAILENHQNEDGTVTIPRALRKYLEVFKKAPRDYIHPSRKKEN is encoded by the coding sequence ATGTCCTGGAGTATTTTAGCCTTGCTGAGAGAGAACCCGGAGAAGTTGAAAGAGCATGTTAGAAAACGGTATATTGATCCTAGCATAGTTGATGAAGCATACAAGCTGGATGCCGAGTGGCGTAAACTACTAACCGAGGTGCAGGAGCTTAGGCATAAGCATAATGTTATAAGCAGGGAGATCCCCAGGCTTCAGGAGCCTGAGAGAAGTGCTAGAGTAAGAGAAGCGAAGGAGCTTCTAGCCCAGCTAGAAGACTTGGAGAAAAAGCTAAGAGAGCTCGAGGAGCAGCGGGAGGAGGTGCTACTCAAGCTACCAAATATAGTCCACGACTCCACTCCTATAGGCCCAGACGACTCATATAATGTCCCTATTAGATTCTGGGGTAAACCAAGAGTATGGAGAGAGTACCTTGAGCAGTTTAAGCAGCAGACTGAGAGGTACGGGTTTAAAGTAGACTACGAGCTAATAGACTGGAAGCCAGTCGGCCACGCCGATATGCTCGAGAACGTGCTTAAGCTAGGCGATACAATTAAGGCTGGCGAGGTCGCTGGAAGTAGATTCTACTACTTGTTCGACGATATAGTATTCCTTGACATGGCTCTCTTAATGTACGCTATAGACTATCTGACAAGCAAGGGCTACAGGCTTGTCCTACCACCCTACATGCTTCGCCGCAACATCATGTCTGGAGTCATAGATCTAGCTACATTCAAGGATGCAATATACAAGATTGAAGATGAGGATCTATACTTGATAGCTACAGCAGAGCACTCTCTTGCAGCCCTCCACGCGTTCAGCGAGATACCGGAGGATGATTTACCACTGAAGTATGCTGGTGTATCACCCTGTTTTAGGAAGGAGGCTGGTGCTGGAAGCAGGGATCTTAAAGGCATATTCAGAGTCCACCAGTTCCATAAAGTCGAGCAGTACGTTTACGCTAAACCCGAGGAGAGCTGGGATCTCATGGAGGAGTTAATTAGGAACGCTGAGGAGTTATTCCAGGGCTTAGAGTTACCCTATAGAGTTGTCAACATAGCAAGCGGGGATCTAGGGGCACCAGCAGCCAAGAAGTACGATCTGGAGACATGGATGCCGGCTCAAGGATTATACAGGGAGATGGTTAGCTGCAGTAATACAACAGACTGGCAGTCCTATAGACTGAAGATCCGGATGGTGCGCAGGAAGGGTATGGTGAAAGAATTCGTGCATACACTTAACAGTACAGCTATAGCGAGCACGAGAACTATAACAGCCATTCTTGAAAACCACCAGAATGAGGATGGAACAGTAACCATTCCTAGAGCACTAAGAAAATACCTCGAGGTATTCAAGAAAGCTCCGAGAGACTACATTCACCCCTCTAGGAAGAAGGAGAACTAG
- a CDS encoding thioredoxin family protein: MNVAEKVVKVIVEVRLDFSEESDKALRRVFYVAEELLDKYGVWVEIIPEHVWFTDPLEAEVMDLPQIYINGKLRFIGRAPSISDLKSAIMEKVGVQPAKREEAGIVGTKLYDGGGIGDAVLAF; encoded by the coding sequence ATGAATGTTGCTGAAAAAGTAGTCAAGGTTATTGTTGAAGTACGCCTTGATTTCAGTGAGGAGAGTGATAAAGCTTTAAGAAGAGTCTTCTATGTTGCCGAGGAACTACTCGATAAATATGGCGTGTGGGTTGAAATTATTCCAGAGCACGTGTGGTTTACAGATCCATTGGAAGCTGAAGTAATGGATCTCCCGCAAATATACATTAACGGTAAGCTTAGATTCATAGGTAGAGCCCCATCCATAAGCGATCTAAAATCAGCAATAATGGAGAAAGTAGGGGTTCAGCCAGCTAAGAGAGAAGAGGCAGGAATCGTTGGCACCAAGCTCTATGATGGCGGCGGGATAGGGGACGCTGTTCTCGCATTTTAA